Genomic segment of Candidatus Campbellbacteria bacterium:
CAACACTTTTGGCGTGTCCAGATCGTCATATAGTGCGTTCAAAACAGATTCTTTGAAAGAGTTGTCCGCCACTGCCTTCTCATTTTTCAAATCGTTATATATTTCTATCATTCTGTTCCGCGTTATTGATGCGCCTTCAAGTGATTCATAATTAAAATTCATAGTCCTTTTGTAATGCGCTGTTAGTAAAAGATATTTGTATGAAAGGGGAGATAAGCCTTTGTCTTTTATATCATCAAGTAAAATCGTGTTGTTCTCAGACTTTGCCATTTTTTTATCTTTCATAGTTATAAAAGCATTGTGCAACCAATAGTTAGCAAGCGTGCCACCAACTATTGCTGAGGTTTGGGCTATCTCGTTGTTGTGATGAACCGGTATGTGATCAATCCCACCTGTATGTATATCTATTTTTTCTCCAAGAAGATTTAATGCCATCGCAGAACACTCTATACTCCAACCAGGGAAGCCAACGCCAAATGGGGAGTCCCACTCTTGTTGTCGCTTTTCCCCTTCTTTTGGAAATCTCCAAAGACAAAAATCTGACGGGTTTCTTTTTTCTCTGTTCTCTTTTATCCTCCCAATTGTTTTTCTGTCTGTAAATCTTATCCGCCCAAGCAATCCGTAGCGGTTGAATTTTGAAGTGTCATAATAAACGCCATCTGTTATTTTGTATGTGTAACCAAGAGCCTCTAATTTTTTTATCATCTCTATTTGCTCGTTTATATAATCAGTCGCCTTGGGGAAGATATATTCCTTTTTCTCTATTCTCAAAGAATCAAGATCAGAGAAAAAATATCCTGTCATTTTATCCACAACATCACGCACCTTCATCCCTGCAGATTTTGCCGCTTTTTCCACCTTGTCTTCGCCCAAATCAGCATCATCTGTTAGATGACCCACATCTGTTATATT
This window contains:
- the cysS gene encoding cysteine--tRNA ligase — its product is MFSFLSKLGIGSKRKPLYLSNTLTDRKEQFIPISSKNITVYTCGPTVYDRAHIGNLRAYVFADILRKTLVSSGYRVKYVINITDVGHLTDDADLGEDKVEKAAKSAGMKVRDVVDKMTGYFFSDLDSLRIEKKEYIFPKATDYINEQIEMIKKLEALGYTYKITDGVYYDTSKFNRYGLLGRIRFTDRKTIGRIKENREKRNPSDFCLWRFPKEGEKRQQEWDSPFGVGFPGWSIECSAMALNLLGEKIDIHTGGIDHIPVHHNNEIAQTSAIVGGTLANYWLHNAFITMKDKKMAKSENNTILLDDIKDKGLSPLSYKYLLLTAHYKRTMNFNYESLEGASITRNRMIEIYNDLKNEKAVADNSFKESVLNALYDDLDTPKVLGILWEVLRDDGAKNGVKKYAIEFCDNLLSLGIVDNPPISVPSEVNQLVKEREEKRKKRDFDGADKLRQKIQSFGFDIKDTKKGPVIVPYGKK